From Candidatus Pedobacter colombiensis, one genomic window encodes:
- a CDS encoding lysophospholipase — MSEFYWTFKQTQFHGINWLPQKFDKVMIIVHGIGEHIGRYDQVAAFFMQQGYGVVGIDHYGHGKSDGHKGASRGFEFMFDYLKAFLRHVRTQFSKPIVMYGHSMGGGVLTGFLLKRQPDILAAVISAPALIIAMRPGPFLKSALKVITSIAPNFRISQGLDINKVSHDPLAIEKFENDPLRHDKISFRLANDMIQNGAWCLEHADQLKVRSLLMHGSADEFTAVEGSRLFAKRAPSNLLTYKEWDHLYHEMHNEPESAEVLQYVADWLKG, encoded by the coding sequence ATGAGTGAGTTTTATTGGACTTTTAAACAAACACAATTTCACGGTATCAACTGGCTGCCACAAAAATTCGATAAGGTAATGATCATTGTTCATGGCATTGGAGAGCACATTGGACGTTACGATCAGGTAGCTGCTTTTTTTATGCAACAAGGCTATGGTGTGGTCGGGATTGATCATTATGGTCATGGTAAATCTGATGGCCATAAAGGAGCTTCCCGCGGCTTCGAATTTATGTTCGATTACTTAAAGGCATTTTTACGCCATGTAAGAACACAATTCAGCAAACCTATAGTCATGTATGGTCATAGCATGGGTGGTGGTGTATTAACCGGTTTCTTACTCAAACGACAGCCTGACATACTAGCGGCAGTTATTTCTGCTCCCGCACTGATCATTGCTATGCGCCCCGGTCCTTTTCTTAAAAGCGCATTAAAAGTGATCACCTCCATAGCACCGAACTTTCGTATCTCACAGGGACTCGACATCAATAAAGTATCACATGATCCATTAGCAATAGAAAAGTTTGAAAATGACCCTTTGCGACATGACAAAATCAGTTTCCGGCTAGCCAATGATATGATACAGAACGGAGCCTGGTGCCTTGAACATGCAGATCAATTAAAAGTCAGGTCTTTGCTAATGCATGGTAGTGCAGATGAATTTACAGCCGTTGAGGGTTCACGTCTGTTTGCCAAACGTGCTCCCTCCAATTTGCTCACCTATAAGGAATGGGATCACCTCTATCATGAGATGCATAATGAACCGGAGAGTGCTGAGGTTTTACAGTATGTAGCGGATTGGTTAAAAGGTTAA
- a CDS encoding DinB family protein — MYRKIDDFLKDWKSEEEFTLKIFSLISAEAKAKRVHENVRTLERLAWHLTQTITEMGKRAGLLTEDLLEHQAIPETMDEIAEIYKTNSELLCRAVRLKWTDSALEDLVPMYGDEWMKGKILNILLLHQTHHRGQMTVIMRILGLPVLGLYGPSKEEWIAMGLPAMD, encoded by the coding sequence ATGTACCGGAAAATTGATGATTTCCTGAAAGATTGGAAAAGCGAGGAAGAATTTACTTTAAAGATTTTTAGTTTAATCAGTGCTGAAGCTAAAGCAAAACGGGTTCATGAGAATGTACGCACCTTAGAAAGACTGGCCTGGCACTTAACCCAAACCATTACAGAAATGGGTAAACGTGCCGGATTGCTTACAGAAGATTTACTTGAACATCAAGCTATTCCGGAGACTATGGATGAAATAGCTGAAATCTACAAGACCAATTCCGAGCTACTTTGTCGCGCGGTACGGTTAAAATGGACCGATTCTGCCCTCGAAGATCTTGTACCTATGTATGGTGATGAGTGGATGAAAGGAAAAATTTTGAATATTCTATTGTTACACCAAACGCATCATCGTGGACAAATGACAGTGATTATGCGTATATTAGGTTTACCGGTACTAGGACTTTACGGACCTTCAAAAGAAGAGTGGATCGCAATGGGCTTGCCGGCAATGGATTAA
- a CDS encoding efflux RND transporter periplasmic adaptor subunit, translating into MNATPYIKRNLAVLICSAFIITVITSCGDTTKKAETTAEAKGTHDYGAEGHEEHSEALELSQEQMNAVGIVIGNIEQKNLTEVVKASGQLAVPPQNAAQINVLTGGIIRKINVIEGQRVNKGQVLVTIENQDLIRLQQDYLTAKGGFSYVEAEYHRQQQLKAANAGTGKAHQQAEANYNAEQAKLKALERQLQQYGIAVGRVASGNITSQVPVKAPINGTIGKITAETGSYAQPGVSIMDIVDNSKIHADLIVFEKDLSKIKVGQKVDFRLTNQKNEQIEGHIYGINKSFENDSKGVVVHTVIKKPGANLIPGMYVTGLIGVGTATANAVPIDAVVRSEGKEFIFILDAGTKAAHEEEHGHTHQREAEEKHKEEDAKDENSVHFKKIEVTTGVSELGYIQITPVEKLPANVKVVTKGAFYLQSKSSGPAEHSH; encoded by the coding sequence ATGAACGCAACACCATATATCAAAAGAAACTTAGCTGTACTCATCTGTTCAGCATTTATCATCACCGTAATCACCTCTTGCGGTGATACCACCAAAAAAGCGGAAACAACTGCGGAAGCCAAAGGAACACATGATTATGGTGCCGAAGGCCATGAAGAACACAGTGAAGCACTTGAGCTGAGTCAGGAACAAATGAATGCGGTAGGCATTGTAATTGGAAATATAGAACAAAAGAACCTGACTGAAGTTGTAAAAGCAAGTGGACAGTTGGCTGTACCACCGCAAAATGCAGCCCAGATTAATGTACTTACTGGTGGGATCATCAGAAAAATCAATGTAATTGAAGGCCAACGTGTAAATAAGGGGCAGGTATTGGTAACCATCGAAAATCAGGACCTGATCAGACTTCAACAGGATTACCTGACTGCTAAAGGTGGCTTTAGCTATGTTGAAGCCGAATACCACCGCCAGCAACAACTTAAAGCTGCCAATGCGGGTACTGGAAAGGCCCATCAGCAGGCAGAGGCTAATTATAACGCCGAACAGGCCAAACTAAAGGCTTTGGAACGCCAGCTTCAGCAATATGGCATTGCTGTTGGCCGTGTTGCATCGGGCAATATCACCTCGCAAGTGCCGGTTAAAGCGCCTATCAATGGCACAATAGGAAAAATCACAGCAGAAACAGGCTCTTATGCCCAACCGGGTGTGTCGATCATGGATATTGTAGACAACTCTAAGATCCATGCCGATCTCATTGTATTTGAAAAAGATCTATCCAAAATTAAAGTGGGCCAGAAAGTTGATTTCAGATTAACCAATCAAAAGAATGAGCAAATTGAAGGGCATATCTATGGCATCAATAAATCATTTGAGAACGATAGCAAAGGCGTGGTCGTTCATACGGTGATAAAAAAACCAGGTGCCAACCTCATTCCTGGAATGTATGTCACAGGCCTTATAGGTGTAGGTACTGCAACTGCCAACGCCGTACCTATTGACGCTGTAGTACGATCAGAGGGAAAGGAATTCATTTTTATCCTTGATGCTGGTACCAAAGCCGCACACGAGGAAGAACATGGACATACACATCAAAGAGAAGCCGAAGAAAAACACAAAGAAGAGGATGCAAAAGACGAAAATTCAGTACATTTCAAAAAAATTGAAGTAACCACGGGAGTTTCGGAATTAGGCTATATCCAGATCACGCCTGTAGAAAAATTACCTGCTAATGTTAAAGTAGTCACAAAAGGGGCCTTTTATTTGCAGTCAAAATCATCAGGACCGGCAGAACACAGTCATTAA
- a CDS encoding transcriptional repressor has translation MIQDMERRLKARHINPTAMRLLVLEFLTKQTAAISLNDLEKGMAPSDRITLYRTLKTFEEKGLVHSIEDGSGATKYALCDADCDGENHHDLHVHFYCNNCRETFCLPNTSIPELALPEGFKQEEMNLIIKGICKVCNSIA, from the coding sequence ATGATACAGGACATGGAACGCAGACTTAAAGCCAGGCATATTAATCCTACCGCCATGCGTTTATTGGTCTTGGAGTTTTTAACAAAACAAACTGCAGCGATAAGTTTAAATGATCTTGAAAAAGGTATGGCTCCATCAGACCGTATCACCCTATACCGAACGTTAAAAACTTTTGAAGAAAAAGGTTTAGTACATAGTATAGAAGATGGTAGTGGCGCCACCAAGTATGCTTTATGCGATGCAGATTGTGATGGGGAAAACCATCATGATCTGCATGTTCACTTTTACTGCAACAATTGCAGGGAAACCTTTTGTTTGCCCAACACCAGCATTCCGGAACTGGCCTTACCTGAAGGTTTTAAACAAGAGGAAATGAACCTGATCATCAAGGGTATTTGTAAAGTTTGCAATAGCATTGCATAA
- a CDS encoding TonB-dependent receptor, translated as MPNTIRIVLILLFIIIQPRFVIAQNKRTVNGNVTDAKTGETLIGASVKLTGSASAGSVTNAYGFYSINTQEGSYEISVSFIGYKTIKQNLKVTKDIRINFVLEEDNQLSEVVISATKRNENVSSPQMGLQKIDVKDINNVPVLLGERDVLKTLQLLPGIKSAGEGNSGFYVRGGSTDQNLILLDEAPVYNASHLLGFFSTFNSDAIKDVSVYKGGMPAQYGGRLASVLDIKMNDGNRKAYTVEGGIGLISSRLKVEGPIVKDKGSFMVSARRTYMDAFLKLSPDSSVNKNILYFYDFNAKANYQIDDKNTLYLSGYFGRDKLGIAETFGFNWGNATVTLRWNHLYSNRLFSNTSLIYSNYNYVIQNFMEENNFEVNSSIKDFNLKQDFEYSLSNTHNLKFGVNAIHHTIAPGKLTASASSSVNQTTYEDRKGLELAAYVSDEWAVSDRMNVVYGLRLSNFSLMGPGNIKSYDADGNIIATKVYKADEFVKSYFNLEPRISANYQLTNSSSLKGAYTRNIQNVHLMSNSTSTSPTDLYIMNSNNVKPEIADQVAAGYFRNFNDNSYEFSAEIYYKWMQNQIEYRSGTDLRGNGNVEADLLYGDGRAYGLELFFKKRFGRFNGWIGYTWSRTQRQFDAINNGKWFYAKQDRTHDLSLVGIYKASQRWTFSSVFVYNTGNAVTYPSGKYQINDRTVFYYTEKNGYRTPAYHRLDVAATLEGKPGRKLQSSWSFGIYNLYNRQNAFSINFKDNPNDPTRTEVVRTTLFGTIPSVTWNFKF; from the coding sequence ATGCCAAACACCATTAGAATTGTACTGATACTACTTTTTATAATTATTCAACCCCGATTTGTAATTGCTCAAAATAAAAGAACTGTCAATGGAAATGTGACGGATGCAAAAACCGGTGAAACCTTAATTGGAGCGAGTGTAAAGCTAACTGGCAGCGCTAGCGCCGGGTCGGTAACCAATGCGTATGGTTTCTATTCGATCAATACCCAGGAGGGAAGTTACGAGATTTCGGTCAGTTTTATTGGATATAAAACCATAAAGCAAAATCTGAAGGTAACTAAAGATATCAGGATTAATTTTGTGCTGGAAGAAGATAACCAGTTAAGTGAAGTAGTGATTTCTGCCACTAAGAGAAATGAAAATGTAAGCAGTCCGCAAATGGGGCTGCAAAAAATAGACGTGAAGGATATCAATAATGTTCCGGTATTATTGGGAGAGCGCGATGTACTGAAAACGCTTCAACTGCTTCCCGGAATAAAATCGGCCGGTGAGGGCAATAGTGGCTTTTATGTTAGAGGTGGTTCTACCGATCAGAACCTGATCCTTTTGGATGAAGCACCGGTTTACAATGCCTCCCACCTGCTCGGTTTCTTTTCTACATTTAACTCGGATGCGATAAAAGACGTAAGTGTATATAAAGGTGGTATGCCGGCACAATATGGTGGCAGGTTGGCTTCAGTATTGGACATTAAAATGAATGATGGTAATAGGAAAGCCTATACTGTAGAGGGGGGCATAGGTTTAATCTCATCTAGATTAAAGGTAGAAGGGCCTATTGTGAAAGACAAAGGTTCGTTTATGGTGAGTGCAAGGAGAACGTATATGGATGCTTTTCTGAAGTTGTCACCCGACAGCTCCGTCAACAAGAACATCCTTTATTTTTATGATTTTAATGCAAAAGCGAACTATCAGATTGACGATAAAAATACACTGTATCTAAGTGGTTATTTTGGTAGGGACAAGTTGGGGATAGCGGAGACTTTTGGTTTTAACTGGGGCAATGCAACGGTTACATTGCGATGGAACCATTTATACAGCAATAGGTTATTTTCAAACACCTCATTAATCTATAGCAACTACAATTATGTGATTCAGAATTTCATGGAAGAGAACAACTTTGAAGTTAATTCCTCTATTAAGGATTTTAATTTAAAGCAGGATTTTGAATACAGTTTAAGCAATACCCATAATTTAAAGTTTGGAGTAAATGCGATTCACCATACCATAGCCCCAGGTAAACTTACCGCCTCGGCAAGTTCCAGTGTAAATCAAACGACTTATGAAGACCGTAAAGGACTTGAACTTGCTGCTTATGTTTCGGATGAATGGGCGGTAAGTGATCGGATGAATGTGGTTTATGGATTGCGTTTAAGTAATTTTTCATTAATGGGGCCAGGTAATATCAAATCCTATGATGCTGATGGCAATATTATTGCTACGAAAGTTTATAAAGCAGACGAATTTGTAAAAAGTTATTTCAATCTGGAACCAAGAATATCTGCCAATTACCAGTTAACCAATTCAAGCTCGTTAAAGGGGGCGTATACCCGGAATATTCAAAATGTACATCTGATGTCGAATTCAACATCCACTTCGCCAACGGATCTTTACATTATGAATAGTAACAATGTAAAACCGGAAATAGCTGATCAGGTTGCTGCGGGATATTTCAGGAATTTTAATGACAATAGTTATGAGTTTTCGGCAGAAATATATTACAAATGGATGCAAAATCAGATTGAATATCGAAGTGGTACAGATCTGCGTGGCAATGGAAATGTAGAGGCTGATTTATTATATGGTGATGGCAGGGCCTACGGACTGGAACTGTTTTTTAAGAAAAGATTTGGGCGTTTTAATGGCTGGATAGGCTATACCTGGTCGCGCACACAAAGACAATTCGATGCCATTAATAATGGTAAATGGTTTTATGCGAAGCAAGACAGAACACATGATTTATCGCTTGTCGGCATCTATAAAGCTAGCCAGCGTTGGACTTTCTCCTCGGTTTTCGTATACAACACCGGTAATGCTGTTACTTATCCTAGTGGTAAATACCAGATCAACGATAGAACCGTTTTTTATTATACGGAAAAGAATGGTTACCGGACACCGGCCTATCACCGCTTAGATGTTGCGGCAACCTTAGAAGGTAAACCGGGAAGGAAATTACAATCGAGCTGGTCTTTCGGGATTTACAATTTGTATAACCGCCAGAATGCCTTTTCTATCAATTTTAAGGACAACCCAAATGACCCTACCAGGACTGAAGTGGTAAGGACCACCTTGTTTGGAACAAT
- a CDS encoding CusA/CzcA family heavy metal efflux RND transporter, whose translation MFNKIILFSIKNKLVIGIMTLALIAWGIYSLTRLPIDAVPDITNNQVQIISQAPSLGAQEVEQFITAPIELSMANIPNVIEKRSISRSGISVITIVFEDDTDIYWARQQVAAQLKEAESIIPNGMVEPTLAPITTGLGEIYQYVLHTKKGYEDKYSATDLRTLQDWVVRTQLAGTKGVAEVSGWGGYVKQYEIALDNEKLNANNVTIAQIYAALKNNNENTGGSYIEQQSNAYTIRGIGQVKSLDDIEKIVVKNVGGVPVLIRDIGTVQYGTATRYGAVTRNGTGEVVAGITLMLKGENFNQVIENVKERIIQVQKTLPEGVVIEPYIDRTELVGRSISTVQKNLIEGALIVIFVLLLLLGNWRAGLIVASVIPLSMLFAFAMMRLFGVSGNLMSLGAIDFGLIVDGAVIIVEAIIYRLTESKLFKDTPKLTQQQMDKEVFTASSKIRASATFGEIIILIVYLPLLSLLGIEGKMFKPMAETVVFAIVGAFILSLTYIPMVSALFLSKNTTHKRNISDKIMDFFRRIYKPMLERALDFKKLIVAIAVICFGFTLWIFSHMGGEFLPQLEEGDLAIEIAMAQGTSLTQVVETFGKAEKILKDNFPEVKQVVTRIGSAEIPTDPMPIERGDMMVAMLPKEEWTTAKTKDEISEKMEHALSVLPGVSVELTQPMQMRFNELMTGVRQDVAIKIYGEDLDVLAQEANKVSKLIAPVAGVSEPFVEQVTGLPQIVVTYDRDRIAQYGLTISDINSILKTAFAGNVAGVVFEGEKRFDMVVRLQRDLRENISSIENLYIPLPSGNKVPLNQVSKIELKEAPAQISREDGKRRIYVGFNVKGKDIERTVAEIQQILDAKLKLPSGYYITYGGQFQNLKEAKSRLSVAVPIAMILILGLLYFTFRSFTQTILIFTAVPLSAIGGVFALLLRSMPFSISAGVGFIALFGVAVLNGIVLISYFNQLKEEGVTDVYKRVMQGTAVRLRPVIMTAAVASLGFLPMALSGGAGAEVQKPLATVVIGGLISATLLTLFVLPCLYVLVTDRKKKLGMPTKPLVIIMLFFAGLGLTGSVKAQQLPISADTAVALALKNNLQLKSSGLAIDQSKAMQKTAFDPAKTAFSVSQDPTGSGSNDNSISVSQSFAWPGFYKNQKKVLTEQTGLMEKSGNYTKSEITRDTRLAYYKLIYSINTLKILELQDSIYRNFIKKSELRYKVGETSNLELITARNKYQEVQALKKAAETDLAIQQLNLQQLLNLKTTINPTEKVLPILDLVETETNGPGNSPLIDVYQQQIAVAKAKIDLERSRTMPDLTLGYAQQFVIKSFNPANIDRSYTPGTRIAGLQVGIAVPIFNGASRARVNTEKIAVQIAETDYQRIQNQLAMQYQQELQNYAQHKSIADYFTSDGLKQADEQLRIAQVSYDLGEIGYIEFIQNMALAVQSKLNYLQTVNQLNQSVIQLQFLKGN comes from the coding sequence ATGTTTAATAAGATTATTTTATTCTCTATAAAGAATAAATTAGTTATTGGCATAATGACTCTGGCCTTAATCGCCTGGGGAATTTATTCATTAACAAGATTACCTATTGATGCTGTGCCCGACATTACTAACAATCAGGTACAAATCATCTCACAAGCGCCTAGTCTGGGCGCGCAGGAAGTTGAACAGTTTATTACGGCTCCTATTGAGCTTTCTATGGCCAACATCCCCAATGTGATCGAAAAACGTTCCATTTCACGTTCCGGGATATCTGTGATTACCATCGTTTTCGAAGATGATACTGATATTTATTGGGCAAGGCAACAGGTGGCTGCACAATTAAAAGAAGCTGAAAGCATCATTCCTAATGGAATGGTTGAGCCTACCCTGGCCCCCATTACCACTGGCCTGGGCGAAATTTATCAGTATGTTTTGCATACCAAAAAGGGGTATGAAGATAAATATTCTGCTACCGACCTCAGAACCTTGCAAGATTGGGTGGTGAGAACCCAACTTGCCGGAACTAAAGGTGTTGCCGAAGTAAGTGGCTGGGGTGGTTATGTAAAACAGTATGAAATTGCACTCGACAATGAAAAACTGAATGCCAATAATGTAACCATTGCTCAAATCTATGCGGCACTTAAAAACAATAACGAAAACACCGGCGGTTCGTATATAGAGCAGCAAAGTAATGCCTATACCATCCGAGGTATAGGCCAGGTGAAATCATTGGACGATATTGAAAAGATAGTCGTCAAAAATGTGGGTGGCGTTCCTGTACTCATCAGAGATATTGGAACAGTACAATACGGTACGGCTACAAGATATGGCGCAGTAACCAGAAACGGTACCGGTGAAGTGGTAGCCGGAATTACCCTGATGCTGAAAGGTGAAAACTTTAATCAGGTGATAGAAAATGTAAAAGAAAGGATTATCCAGGTCCAAAAAACCTTACCTGAAGGGGTGGTTATAGAACCTTATATTGACCGTACCGAATTGGTTGGTCGCTCCATCAGTACAGTTCAAAAAAACCTTATTGAAGGTGCCCTGATTGTAATTTTCGTACTCCTGCTCCTGCTTGGAAACTGGAGGGCTGGCCTGATTGTGGCTTCGGTAATTCCATTATCCATGTTGTTTGCATTTGCCATGATGCGCCTGTTTGGTGTTTCGGGCAACCTAATGAGCCTTGGGGCAATAGATTTTGGTTTAATTGTAGACGGGGCTGTCATTATTGTGGAAGCCATCATTTATAGACTAACAGAGAGCAAGCTATTTAAGGATACACCAAAGCTAACGCAACAGCAAATGGACAAAGAGGTATTTACAGCCTCTTCTAAAATCAGGGCCAGTGCTACCTTTGGTGAAATCATCATCCTTATTGTATACCTTCCTTTACTCTCCCTCCTAGGTATTGAAGGTAAAATGTTTAAGCCAATGGCCGAGACTGTCGTTTTTGCCATTGTAGGCGCCTTTATATTATCCCTTACTTATATACCGATGGTAAGCGCCCTGTTTTTAAGTAAAAACACCACACATAAAAGAAATATATCAGATAAAATCATGGATTTTTTCAGGCGCATATACAAGCCTATGCTGGAGCGTGCGCTGGACTTTAAAAAGTTAATTGTAGCCATCGCCGTAATATGCTTCGGCTTTACCTTATGGATATTTAGCCATATGGGTGGCGAGTTCCTGCCTCAGCTTGAAGAAGGAGATTTGGCTATTGAAATTGCCATGGCACAGGGAACTTCCCTTACTCAGGTGGTAGAAACATTCGGTAAGGCCGAGAAAATATTGAAAGATAACTTTCCTGAAGTAAAACAGGTAGTCACAAGGATTGGAAGTGCGGAAATACCGACCGACCCCATGCCGATAGAACGTGGCGACATGATGGTCGCTATGCTGCCAAAAGAAGAATGGACTACTGCAAAAACTAAGGATGAAATTTCGGAAAAAATGGAACATGCATTATCCGTTTTACCCGGTGTGAGTGTTGAGCTAACCCAACCTATGCAAATGCGTTTCAACGAGCTTATGACGGGTGTTAGGCAAGATGTAGCTATTAAAATTTATGGTGAAGACCTGGATGTACTAGCACAGGAAGCCAATAAAGTTTCTAAACTGATCGCCCCTGTGGCTGGCGTGAGCGAGCCGTTTGTGGAACAGGTAACCGGATTACCACAGATCGTAGTGACTTACGACAGAGATAGAATTGCACAATATGGATTAACCATTAGCGACATCAACAGTATTTTAAAAACTGCTTTTGCTGGGAATGTGGCGGGTGTAGTATTTGAAGGTGAGAAACGCTTTGATATGGTGGTCCGTTTGCAACGCGACCTTCGTGAGAACATTTCCAGTATTGAGAATTTATATATCCCCCTTCCTTCGGGTAATAAGGTGCCATTAAATCAGGTGTCGAAGATCGAACTTAAAGAAGCTCCTGCCCAAATCTCACGTGAGGATGGAAAAAGACGTATTTATGTAGGTTTTAATGTGAAAGGAAAAGATATTGAACGTACTGTAGCAGAAATTCAGCAGATATTGGATGCAAAGCTTAAACTTCCATCAGGTTACTATATTACTTATGGTGGTCAGTTCCAAAACCTTAAAGAAGCCAAAAGCAGACTTTCTGTAGCAGTTCCAATAGCCATGATTTTAATTCTAGGCTTGCTTTATTTTACCTTCAGATCTTTTACACAAACCATATTGATCTTTACGGCTGTTCCATTATCGGCTATAGGCGGTGTATTTGCCTTATTGCTTAGAAGTATGCCTTTCAGTATCTCAGCCGGGGTTGGCTTTATTGCGCTGTTCGGCGTTGCTGTATTGAATGGAATTGTACTTATCTCCTATTTCAACCAATTAAAAGAAGAGGGCGTTACTGATGTTTACAAGCGCGTAATGCAGGGTACAGCAGTGAGACTTAGGCCGGTAATTATGACTGCAGCGGTGGCTTCGTTGGGTTTTTTACCAATGGCCCTATCAGGTGGTGCAGGTGCCGAAGTGCAAAAACCTTTGGCGACTGTAGTGATTGGAGGCTTAATCTCAGCAACTCTACTCACGCTATTTGTGCTGCCTTGCTTATATGTATTAGTTACAGACCGTAAAAAGAAGCTAGGTATGCCTACAAAACCATTAGTCATAATCATGTTGTTTTTTGCAGGATTAGGACTTACAGGTTCAGTTAAAGCACAACAACTGCCGATCTCTGCAGATACAGCGGTTGCGCTTGCCCTAAAAAATAACCTGCAGTTAAAATCGTCAGGATTGGCGATCGACCAGTCAAAAGCCATGCAAAAAACTGCTTTTGATCCGGCAAAAACTGCTTTCTCGGTTTCCCAGGACCCTACAGGTAGTGGCAGTAATGACAACTCTATTTCCGTTTCTCAAAGCTTTGCCTGGCCCGGATTTTATAAGAACCAGAAAAAAGTGCTGACCGAACAAACCGGCCTTATGGAAAAATCGGGTAATTATACCAAATCGGAAATTACCCGTGACACCAGACTAGCTTACTATAAGCTGATTTACAGCATCAATACTTTAAAAATATTGGAATTGCAGGACAGCATCTACCGCAATTTCATTAAAAAATCAGAGCTCAGGTACAAGGTAGGCGAAACATCTAACCTGGAGCTGATTACAGCAAGAAACAAGTACCAGGAAGTACAAGCCTTAAAAAAAGCAGCAGAAACTGACCTCGCCATCCAACAGTTAAACCTCCAGCAGCTTTTAAATTTAAAAACAACAATCAATCCTACTGAAAAGGTGCTTCCAATACTCGATTTGGTTGAAACAGAAACAAATGGGCCCGGCAATAGTCCACTGATTGATGTATACCAGCAACAAATAGCGGTAGCTAAAGCAAAAATTGATTTGGAACGTTCGCGCACTATGCCAGATTTGACACTTGGTTACGCACAACAATTCGTGATCAAATCTTTTAATCCGGCAAATATAGATCGTAGTTATACACCAGGAACCCGAATTGCTGGTCTTCAGGTAGGTATTGCGGTGCCTATATTTAATGGTGCCAGTCGTGCAAGGGTAAACACTGAAAAAATCGCAGTACAAATTGCCGAAACAGACTACCAGCGCATACAAAACCAGCTGGCTATGCAGTATCAGCAAGAGCTTCAAAATTATGCTCAGCACAAAAGTATTGCAGATTATTTTACCTCTGATGGCTTAAAGCAGGCCGACGAGCAACTACGTATTGCACAGGTATCTTATGATCTGGGCGAGATTGGTTACATTGAATTTATTCAAAATATGGCGCTGGCTGTACAAAGTAAGCTCAATTATCTGCAAACTGTCAACCAGTTGAACCAATCAGTTATTCAATTACAATTTTTAAAAGGGAACTAA